One Salvia splendens isolate huo1 chromosome 1, SspV2, whole genome shotgun sequence genomic window, GTATTGTGTATTATGGAGAGTTAACTGATAACACCCGAATAGCTGTAAAGAATTTGTTGAACAACAGGTAAAGTGGTTCCTCAAATTGTTACATTTGATGCATAGTTTTTGTGATAAGGTTGAAGGATTGTATTGAACGAGCTTCATGTGAATATCTTTCCCACACACATTTCTCAGGGGACAAGCTGAAAACGAGTTCAAGGCCGAGGTGGGTGCAATTGGACGTGCTAGTCACAAGAATCTTGTCAGGTTGCTAGGTTACTGTGTTGAAGAAGCCTCCAGGTATCATGAATGAATTTCAGATTTTGCTATGTATATGCATCAAACATTGAAGCTTAATCTGTTTTTCATTGCTGATTTGTGCTTATATGTAGGATGGTTGTCTATGAATATGTTGAAAATGGATATTTGGACCACTGGCTTCATGGAGATGTGGGAGAAGTCAGCCCTTTGACGTGGGAGATTCGTGTGAATATAATTATCGGAACTGCAAAAGGGTCTGGTAGTCTAAAATCATTGTGACCTGCTCAAGTATGCACcttctatttatatttgaaCACTTTTTTTGCAGCTTGGCATATCTCCATGACGGTTTGGAGCCGAAGGTTGTTCACCGTGACATCAAGTCCAGCAACATTCTGCTTGATCATCAGTGGCATCCTAAACTGTCAGACTTTGGGCTAGCTAAACTTATGAATTCAGATATTTCTCACGTAACAACACGAGTGATGGGAACATTTGGGTAACCTCTTGTGAGATTGAATTGATTTTTGCAGGGAGCTGACTTTCTTCATTGTTTTGCTAGTTATGTTGCTCCGGAATATGTGTGCACTGGTCTGCTGAACGAGAAGAGTGATGTTTATAGCTTTGGAGTATTGATCATGGAGATCATCACCGGTAGATCTCCGGCTGATTATTTGATTCCACAGGGAGAGGTACTGCAAAACTTGCGAACCAGATACTTGTCGTCTTGCAACTCTCACTGACGGCAAATACAATGCAGGCCAATCTCGTTGACTGGCTGAAGATGATGGTTGGAAACATGAAATCTGAGGAAGTAGCAGATCCCAAGTTGCCTGAACGGCCTGCCTCCATGGAACTGAAGCGCCTGCTCTTGGTAGCCCTTCGGTGTGTTGATCCTGATGACCAGAAAAGGCCCAAGATGGGATACGTCGTACACATGCTGGAATCAGAAGACTTCCTATCTCTTGAGGTACAACCTGAAGTCTCACTCTTCCTCCAGTAATTCTTGATTTAATGTTTAAACGAGTCAAAAGAGGTAGGATGATCTTTCTGAATTGTTTCTATAAATTTTTCTGTAAACATCAGGAGCGCCAAATTCGCCGGAACTCTTCCAGTTCCATGGGTGAAGATAGTCATCGAGGTATAATCATTGAAGAAAGCAGTGAATGCATATCTAATGATACTAGTGAAGGAGAAAACAATAAAATCATAGATATACAAAGATAGCTGTATAATAAATATGGATAGTTATTGCATCTGAGTTCAGGTACATTCATCACCATTTTTTAATCCCGATAATAGTTGCATGAATTATTCAATGATCCATGTAGTCTCTGTAAGTGAAGGATTCATTCTTTCCTGTTATATAGTAAATTACATTTAATTGTTTCCAGTCTTTCTTCACAATAGCACTTTATTCTGGAACTGCAATGCATAATATTGTTCGTTTTAGGCTTGACGTTCTCTATCTAGCCTATACCAAATGATTTTAGTATAGCCACGCCGTCTGCGTGCTATCCTTGGGATCATTTTGAGTGTGACAATCCATAATGAAGTATATCTTCATTTTTCTAAATCAACTAATTTACTCTTCCTCCGGTGACTCTTGACTTGAGGTTGGAAAAGAGTATAGGTCCATTAACTGAGGCACAAAAGCTGtaatgattaaataaaaacacaGAACctaaattccaaaaaaaattatttgggAGCTTGATTAGTGTATCATGGATTCATGGTGTTGGCATTCAAGGCCGGACATCGTCAGCGCATCCTTTAGAATATCCTTGTTGTAGTTTGTAGTTGCTCATTAACATAAAATCAGCGATGTTATCCATGGCATGATCCGGTTGGTCTTCTGCAGATGGCACTCTACTCTTTACCGCTTTATGGCCGATTGGGTGAGGGGACGAATGGCGGTCTTCTACCAAAAGCCTTCAAGTCGTAGGCCGTTGCTGGAGAAGTGGCCAACTTCGTTCTCTTGGGGACGCCTACCACCCGCGTGAATATCATCCCAACTTAGTCATACCTTTTGCAAATTGTTAACCATACCTTTTCTCGTTGATATCACCTTTGTCTCCTCTACTTCATGCCTTCTATCTACGGACCAATTCCCTTCCCTTTGCCGTCAAACTAATTTTGATGGTTCCATATTCAATATCTCAGTCCTTTATGTATATTACAAAACTCTAAGTATTTGGTGTGCTCGTTTGTGTCGCAGACATTTGAAGCCTAGTCCAAGTAGGGCAGTCATCACTCATGGATCCCATCCCAATGCACAACCATAGGAGACAAAGTCCAAGttatatactaggagtattacatgtaacaccccttaccggGTAGGGTAGGTAAACCCaccgaataagtgatgtcatGTTTCAGTATCGAAAACTCGTGCTGaagttttcctttttctttttagcttaaaagaacaattaaaatctattacatttaaaaaaaaacttaatatttATCCAACGGAAAATTAAAGATTTAACTATTACACAACATGCCACGACTACTAAACCAAGTTGATCACCAGTGACCCATCAAAGATGTGCAAAGCTGTTCAACACCACTGACAGaatatcattttaaaattaactcctatataagagAGGAAATTATAAACAAACTTAAGAGAGGAAATTATAAacaaactcctatactatagataggaggaaattacaactgatgtctgATGTCAAGaaggctcgaactcggcacctcatgcaataatgtctaagctctttgccgctaggacaaaggctctggactataataactatattatttcatttttaatcttttgcttgTTTTTATTCCAATTTCACAGATTTCCAAAATTTCTTACAATCTCATTATATCAAACTTATATGTACTTCCGTCATACAACTTTTCCATATTTCTTACTCATGTCTCTTCAGATATTTCATTCTTAATATCATTTCCTTATCATCTTGATTTAttattacaatatatatatatatatatatatatttgatctatgcaaaactagatttaaatacagaaacgcagaacaatatcatatgTAGGGCACtattaggtcatagttagttaatttttaggtcatgctaacaaagcatgacctaaaatgatcttagcatgacattaaacccaaatattataatatgacctaaaattgtttaattatgaccttccgtgtttttggttaattattgaccattagatcatctaatcacagggccaagatttgggctgcatttctggatttaaatgcatttttattttgatcatctccctatatatatatatatatattccaaatTCTCATAATTTTCACGCCAGAGCATACTTGTTCAGATACCCACACATATTCATCATATCTTTCTTGTCATATTTGTCTTATGGTCTCCTGATAACAGACTCACTTATTTCTTCCTACACTACCACATTTTCATTGTATCTTATAGTTCTGGTTTTCTCAAGATTTCGCATATCATCATATATCATTtttcacaaatcacatatcaCAGATCGTAGATCATTATTTCCAAattatcagatattattttatatatcacaGATCACATATCTTTATTCacaagtcatcagatattattttagattatttttatcatataacacagattacagattacagatcctttattcagaagtcatcagatattattttatctcatCTTATCATATAGCACAGATCACAGATTACAGATCTTTTATTCacaagtcatcagatattattttatctcatcttatcatatatcacagatcacagattacagatcttttattcacaagtcatcagatattattttatctcatCTTATCATATAGCCCCAATATCTGCTTGGTTTCAGGCAGGGTACACGGACCAtatcagaaacagaatcagatgcagacgcggattttgccctcgagaggactccgcacagaccacccatagggtgcatatcagataatcagaccacccatgagggtgcatatcagacagatgatcagaccacccatgagggtgcatATCAGACAGATGATCAGACCTCCCATGAGGGTGCatatcagacagatcagatagtggccatcagataacagacgatcctcgcttcggttatccagaagacgatgccaattgtacccaacaCATATGACCAAGCAAACGGGGCGTTTTATTTCACATTCTTCTTTCAAATCTCCTTTTCACATTTATTTCATTTCCAAATATcacttcagataatcattcttatcGAATTCACAGACATTCTTTTAGTATATACTTTTATATCCTTTACATATTATTCTCTTGTGTTCATTTTATTCAGGCTCTACCTATCAGATCACTTCTTTTTCATATACATTCAGATATCTTTTCATAACCCATTCAGACATATTTCACATTATTCAGATCTTCATAATTTATAACATTTCATTGCATATCATATCCATTGTCTTTTATTCATATTCGTACCCTTATTTCTGCAGATCattcatattaaaattaataagtatcataacaatccacatattaaattataagcatatttaagcacattatttaattaacatcGCAAAAATAATCACATTATAGCACACATCATCTCAACCAAAGGAATCGAAAACCATAGAGAGGATACGCTACCTCGCAGACTTATGAACATAAGCCTATTTCACCTTTCGACCCTTAGCTATCTTCTAGGTCCATTCATTTTTGCACCACTCGTGTTACAAGCTTCTATGCCTTATACTATAAATATCGTAAATATTAGTAACATATACTTATTTTCATCAACTTCAACTCATTAAGTCTTCCAAATAAAATCACTAAGTATTATGTTACTATTCATAGAAAGTATATAATCATATaattaatgtattaaaattGCTAACCTCAATTAGAAAGTTCCCAAAATTTACATTAACACCCATATTCATTCTAAATCACAATTTCATGATCAAACATCTTAAATGAATTCATTTGCTCTATTATCTTAATATCCGACTTATACATTAACTTTCAAATATAACAACTGCTCTGGACTGATTCGTCATAAAAACTTCTATATTCATTCGGAAGGATTTAGAGGCTTGACctgatatttttaaatatcGAGAGAAGTCCAGTTTATAATCCAATAAGATTTATTCAAAAATTCCTAATGGTTTAAGAGATATCCCCATTTCCCCACATACTATCAAAATTAGACAATTTCTGGCAGTATTttctaaataatttttataaatggtgtttgtactctttaatttatcaaaaactTCCCAGAACACCTGGACACCATATagttaatataaacattatttaTTCGATTTTAACTCTAGTTAAAGTACCCATAATAactcaaataaaatatatgaaaataaggCAGTTTACCAGAATTTCGACAGTTTATGGTCATATGGTTCAAACAATTTATACACATAGTAAACGAACTCCTAAATTCTCCATAAAAATCAGGGATCTTCTAGACTCATTATAGTTATTACAGAAATTGTTAAACCAAAGTTTTCACTATTCTACTCATGCCAAACAATTCGGAACTGGTCACTGAAAAATAGGGGATTAAACCTTGTTGATCAAATTCTGTTTCAATTCATGTTAAATCAActcttaaattatttatttcatctATCATGAACATCTAACCACCAAACCATAAACCCTAAAGTATATTTTCAGTCTCAACATCAAGTTCATACCATGGCAATTTAACTTTGAAATTACCCATCAAAACGTGGCGTACGACGTCCATACACTACGTACTCAACAATTAATCGAACATAAAACCATATATCCATCAAAACCTATGGAGctcgaaattttcagatttctAACCttaatatatattgaattttatgCTATAAAAATAGTATAGGAAGAAAGGCATTACTTGATTTCATAACGTTTACGCGATTGGATCGATATTTCGACGAAAAATCGAAACATAGGATTGCCATGAGATCTCACGGTTCTCTCTTCTCCCATGGCTTCTGATTTTCGTCCTCTTTTCCCAATAAAGAAGAAGTCAAGCTTAATAGATAATGATAGGTGACAACTTTTCtagaaatttcttttaatttctagttatttaattagttaaattaatttcatttcttGTGCTAATTTATTTTCATATCATATGATTCCACATGTATGAATTCTATATACCATCTGGTAGCACATTAATTCTAGTTTAATCTAAAATTACTCCCGTCCGAAACCTCAAATGTTTCGACGATCGATTTTACAAAAACCCGAAATAATCGGCGATAAAAATTCCAATTACCCTCAGATGGCCCAAAATAATTCCTCACATTATTTACAATTATTCTAGGCcatgatttataatttataaaattattagccCTTAGCTTTGATTTACGATTTTACACGGATAAAAGAAATTACCGAAAATTGACTAAACGACATTTTGTATCAAATTTATACCTTACGGTTTAATTTAACTACTATTCCTCACCACATATCCAAACCTTTCATCGAGCCCTATAATTCGGGATGTTACATTACACAACTAAACTGCCCTATGGTGGATGCTCTCTTAAATGAGCGCATGATTATATACCATGTAATTCCGTTACTCTAAGTGTAGCAATGCGTGTAATCAAAGTTAAAACAATACGTATTTATGAGTTGTGAATCTAATGAAGATAGAGGGTGAGGCTAGctttaattatatttagatTTTACTAGTTattaatgatttaatttaataagtaATCAATTGAATAGAAAAAAGATCAATAATATACTCCCCTTCCGACTCATAAGAATATGTAATTTTGGtttaacacgagttttaatgcacaattggtatagtaagagagatatagaaagaaaaagtaattgaagtattattaGCGGAAAATGAGTTTTGCCTTTTTAGAGGGAAAAagactttctaaaattaaaaaatgtatatttttaatttcttatggAACGATCTTAAAAATAATGTGAGATTCTTGTGGAAAGGAGGGTATGCCTATAGAAGGCTATAAACCAAACTAgttattaaaagaaaattagGAAATATATCAATAAATATACTGTATATATGATTATTCATCCAATACAGTAGACtggttttaaaatgaatttcttCACACAAATAATTGGTCCACGTTATTAATCTAGAAGTCTAAATCCTAGTACAACTATAAATCATTAATAAATCATAAGTTTTCAGGTGTTATAAGGGAAATTAAAATCATGGAAATTAAATGCTTGGAATTTGGAAAAGATTTTGATCGATGAATAGAAAAGGGGAACTTTTACagacattttatattttttcttccTGCAATTTTTGGGTCAAAACACAAAAGAGACTTCTATATTcagtactactactacaattttgaaaattgCGTTACGCACAAGTATATCTATACTGTTTGTTATTTTCATTCATtctccattaattaattatttttactttttattttcattaattcatttcattcatattttattataaaattaatatataagaaTCGTATCcatattcaactaacttttttataatttttctttaCCTTTCTTAAAATTCAGAAGTTAAATTGGTTAATTATTGGGGACAGATGAAGTTATATTAATGACACAGGCATTAATCAACGGCCAGATTTCGCGCACTTTAATATTCTACATTTACCCCACCCACTCTACACAAAATATACTGTATCCAATTAGATTCCACCACGTGTTTCAACAACTCCCACTCACAAGTAAACAACGATTATCTGTAATTTTGCAATCCAATTTCTACAACCCTACATTTTGCGAAGACTTTCTGCGAAGCTTTACCAATTCTCTACTCGTCTTTGGGTTCTGTTTCAGGTACAGAaatgctttttttttttaatttatcacgAGATCGATTTCATGTGTTTGCGTATGCCTGTTTCTGCTCGCTGCTCAATGAATTTTATGTGTATTTATGGTATGGCTACTGGCTAGAGTTTGTGATGATCGGTGATGATATGAGCCGTTGATCGGAGTATTGGGTGAGTATCTGATAGATTTTGGCTGGATTTCTGgaaattgtgttgatttatcttGATTATGACTTGGTTGGCTGATGTTTTGTGTTAAGTGTTGCTGTGATTGTTTTGTGTTTCGTGGTTTGTAGTTGGTTTTAAGAGTCCTGAGTTCATGTTTTTCGAGTTTGAATGTGATGTTAGAGATATGTGCGTTGACTGTTTAAATTGGTATAGATCTGAGAGTTTTCATGACTTCCTATTATTTGTAGTGTAACTGACTCCATTTGtataattgaattgaaatttTAGTACTAAAAGCCTAAAATATTACGTAGTATACTAGTACTTACtattttgtttataatgttAGATCTGGGTAAATATTtatgttttcttcatctttaGGTTGTGGAAATGGCTAATTTGCATTGTTTATGCCCAAAATCTGGAGAATTTTGTTGGGTTGACTGTTGACTGACTGGAATAGTAATAGATCATCTATATCACATAAAAGGTGTCCTCTCATGCTGTACAACTTatgatttttgtttattttaaggAGAATTCATGCACCTTGGAGAATTAGGACCGCTTTTTTgtaaattaaaaggaaaagtTCAAACAATTGAACAAGCACAAGGAACTCAATTTGTGTTTGTGCTATTATTATATCTGACAAGTAGGTATTTCTGGTTTTGCTGAATTCTATATGGTATGATAATGGTTACAAGTCTGTTATTTCAACATGGTAGGAATTGTTGTCAATGGCGTATGGCGGTTCGCCCAAAAACTGCCACACGGATATGGCGTATCGGCATGGCGGGATTTGGCGTTCGatggataaataaaaaaaatattattaatacatagtatatacatatgtatataaattcaaacaattagaaaataatagtaGAAACAAGTATTAAACCATAAGTGGTAGTAATAATGTCTAAATTTATAATATCCAGACTCAATAGTATGGGCCGGGTTATATGGGTAAATGGGCTGGTCTGTGGAGGTTCTGGGCAAAGCCAAGGGGGACTGGAGGGCTGCTGAGGTTCTGAAAGAAGGCGGGCAATGCGGGTCAATGGGTCGGGCTCGTGGTAAATGGAGTGAAAAGTCAAAATTGACCGCCAGGGTGGCCGCCACAAAAAATGCTAAAAACCGACGTGGCAAAAATGCCTCGGCTTAGCGCTATAGCACTGCCAGTCAGAAATTTGACAATATTGATGGTAGGATATTATCAACTTGGTGCAGGTTGAATTGGTTTTTAAGAAGAATATTGTTTGTTTTTTCGATAACAATGATGTTTGCAGGATTCCTATTAAATTTGCTGTCCTGTTCTGAAAATATGAGCGAAGTTACTAAAACTTGCATTCATGTATAGACTATGTGCTTATTTTGATGTGCGACTTTGATCTGTTCTCGCTGCTAGCCTGCTACAAGTAGTTCCTAACTACACGTGCACTGTTGTTTTCCTATTGGCTATTACTATGTTTTGCTTCCATTGTCTTTTGACTGAGTGTTTTACTTATTGTTATTGGCTCTTTTTAATGTTCTTGCAGTTAGTGTGATAGAATGAGCCGCCCACAAGAACCACACAG contains:
- the LOC121751311 gene encoding probable serine/threonine-protein kinase At1g01540, translating into MTAEMSFLHTLLGNMKLSNRTSIFGLQLWVVIGIVIGAVILLILFLLSLCVPAFRRRRRSHRRRSRSSGTKGKLRRSVRDPRPAVSKEIQAINRDSAANQRSIAPQVVSEIQIDTGKVEHRVVFSDKAGSSSEIRATSGAEMGSYRGIGSLPEVSHLGWGRSYTLRELEAACNGFSDENVIGEGGYGIVYYGELTDNTRIAVKNLLNNRGQAENEFKAEVGAIGRASHKNLVRLLGYCVEEASRMVVYEYVENGYLDHWLHGDVGEVSPLTWEIRVNIIIGTAKGLAYLHDGLEPKVVHRDIKSSNILLDHQWHPKLSDFGLAKLMNSDISHVTTRVMGTFGYVAPEYVCTGLLNEKSDVYSFGVLIMEIITGRSPADYLIPQGEANLVDWLKMMVGNMKSEEVADPKLPERPASMELKRLLLVALRCVDPDDQKRPKMGYVVHMLESEDFLSLEERQIRRNSSSSMGEDSHRGIIIEESSECISNDTSEGENNKIIDIQR